In one window of Gossypium arboreum isolate Shixiya-1 chromosome 4, ASM2569848v2, whole genome shotgun sequence DNA:
- the LOC108458033 gene encoding protein EXORDIUM-like 2, with product MATIYHLATLMLFCFIQLSFSELVEEQPLVLKYHNGPLLKGKITVNLIWYGKFTPIQRSIIVDFINSLSSDKATMVPSTSSWWKITKKYKGGSSTLAVGKQILLENYPLGKFLKNPHLRALASKFNGVDTINVILTSKDVAVEGFCMRCGTHGSTRVGRGPVRGTYIWVGNSETQCPGQCAWPFHQPIYGPQTPPLVAPNGDVGVDGMIINLATLLGNTVTNPFNNGYFQGPANAPLEAVSACRGMFGSGSYPGYPGKVLVEKSTGASYNANGINGRKYLLPAMWDPQTSTCKTLM from the coding sequence CTATTTACCACCTTGCCACTCTCATGCTCTTCTGCTTTATCCAACTCAGCTTCTCCGAGTTGGTTGAAGAGCAACCCTTGGTTTTAAAGTACCACAACGGTCCACTCTTGAAAGGCAAGATCACCGTTAATCTTATCTGGTATGGCAAGTTTACACCCATCCAACGCTCCATAATCGTTGATTTCATCAACTCTTTGAGTTCCGATAAGGCCACAATGGTTCCTTCCACGTCGTCGTGGTGGAAAATTACTAAAAAGTACAAGGGTGGTTCTTCTACCTTAGCTGTAGGCAAACAAATCCTTCTTGAAAATTACCCgctcggtaaattccttaaaaacCCACATTTACGGGCATTGGCCAGTAAGTTCAACGGCGTTGATACCATCAACGTAATCCTTACTTCCAAAGACGTCGCCGTAGAAGGGTTTTGTATGAGGTGTGGGACTCACGGGTCAACCCGGGTTGGACGTGGTCCTGTTCGTGGGACTTATATTTGGGTCGGAAACTCGGAGACTCAGTGTCCGGGTCAATGTGCTTGGCCTTTTCATCAGCCTATTTACGGTCCACAAACCCCCCCTTTGGTTGCTCCTAACGGAGACGTTGGAGTTGACGGGATGATTATTAATTTGGCTACGCTTTTGGGAAACACCGTTACGAACCCGTTTAACAATGGGTATTTTCAGGGTCCGGCGAATGCTCCTTTGGAAGCGGTTTCGGCTTGTAGGGGGATGTTCGGTTCGGGTTCGTACCCGGGATATCCGGGTAAGGTGTTGGTGGAGAAAAGTACAGGGGCGAGTTACAATGCGAACGGGATTAATGGGAGGAAATATTTGTTGCCGGCGATGTGGGATCCTCAGACGTCAACTTGTAAGACGTTAATGTGA